One genomic window of Streptomyces sp. NBC_01498 includes the following:
- a CDS encoding polysaccharide pyruvyl transferase family protein, translating into MKRILIRSGKSPFHVASQQEFIQKDLIGTNSGNLLFSDAAHKILLTERTEITSNGLSTVPTAARAQQINERYDVFVVPLANAFRPSFKGALDKLSTLVEQLTIPVVVLGVGAQAGEDYDTTRLGPIDTSVKRFVKAVLERSASLGVRGELTASYLQRLGFKKHVEVIGCPSMFLHGDTFPTPRDPGTIDAHSRVVINMSPGATAIGDMEGLARHALERFPHLRYYAQNLADAEILFWGDTSAVSGRATRFPRGLTHPLFVENRVRVPLDPKTWMDELATYDFVYGTRIHGNIAPLLAGTPSVVLVHDSRTLELCRYFGIPHRMLSTTPADIHPQELYEQADYSEMLNGHKERFDRFTGFLDRNGLENTFTHGDGGAAFDLRLGALDLPPSLGVWDGTDDGALHYRFSRLHERHTVTDSRIAVLTKKNNELQRRLAAVERQLATMEKGSIRRIGPAVRRQVRRRLRSR; encoded by the coding sequence ATGAAGCGCATACTCATACGCTCCGGCAAGAGCCCGTTCCACGTCGCCAGTCAGCAGGAGTTCATCCAGAAGGACCTGATCGGCACGAACTCGGGGAATCTGCTCTTCAGCGACGCGGCGCACAAGATCCTGCTCACCGAGCGTACGGAGATCACCTCCAACGGTCTCAGCACCGTCCCGACGGCCGCGCGGGCGCAGCAGATAAACGAGCGGTACGACGTCTTCGTCGTGCCGCTCGCCAATGCCTTCCGGCCGTCCTTCAAGGGCGCCCTCGACAAGCTCTCCACCCTCGTCGAGCAGCTGACCATCCCCGTCGTCGTCCTGGGTGTGGGCGCGCAGGCCGGCGAGGACTACGACACCACGCGGCTCGGGCCCATCGACACCTCGGTCAAGCGGTTCGTGAAGGCCGTCCTGGAGAGATCCGCGTCCCTCGGCGTACGCGGTGAGCTCACCGCCTCGTATCTCCAGCGGCTCGGGTTCAAGAAGCACGTCGAGGTCATCGGCTGTCCCTCGATGTTCCTGCACGGCGACACCTTCCCGACGCCCCGCGACCCCGGCACGATCGACGCCCACTCCCGCGTCGTGATCAACATGTCCCCCGGTGCGACCGCGATCGGCGACATGGAGGGACTGGCCCGCCACGCGCTGGAGCGCTTCCCGCATCTGCGGTACTACGCGCAGAACCTCGCCGACGCCGAGATCCTCTTCTGGGGCGACACCTCCGCCGTCAGCGGCCGGGCGACCCGCTTCCCCCGGGGGCTCACCCACCCGCTGTTCGTGGAGAACCGGGTCAGGGTCCCGCTCGACCCCAAGACCTGGATGGACGAGCTGGCGACGTACGACTTCGTCTACGGCACCCGTATCCACGGCAACATCGCCCCGCTGCTCGCCGGCACCCCCAGCGTCGTCCTCGTCCATGACTCCCGGACCCTGGAGCTGTGCCGCTACTTCGGGATACCGCACCGGATGCTCAGCACCACGCCCGCCGACATCCACCCGCAGGAGCTGTACGAGCAGGCCGACTACAGCGAGATGCTGAACGGGCACAAGGAACGCTTCGACCGGTTCACCGGCTTCCTCGACCGCAACGGTCTGGAGAACACCTTCACGCACGGCGACGGCGGCGCCGCCTTCGACCTGCGGCTCGGTGCGCTGGACCTGCCGCCGTCCCTGGGCGTGTGGGACGGCACCGACGACGGCGCGCTGCACTACCGCTTCAGCCGGCTGCACGAGCGCCACACCGTGACCGACAGCCGTATCGCCGTGCTCACGAAGAAGAACAACGAGCTCCAGCGCAGGCTCGCCGCCGTGGAACGGCAGCTGGCCACCATGGAGAAGGGCTCGATACGGCGGATCGGCCCGGCCGTCCGCCGTCAGGTACGCCGCCGGCTGCGCTCCCGGTAG
- a CDS encoding cytidine deaminase, which yields MTTPSDGLDPEDRKIITLARSARARNGVPEGAAVRDGTGRTYVAGTVGLDSLRLSALRTAVAMAVASGATSLEAAAVVSGEGAVSDEDRAAVRDLGGPETPVLLAAPDGTVRLTVTAG from the coding sequence ATGACGACGCCGAGCGACGGTCTCGACCCCGAGGACCGGAAGATCATCACGTTGGCCCGCAGCGCCCGCGCCCGTAACGGGGTGCCCGAGGGGGCCGCCGTACGGGACGGGACCGGGCGGACCTACGTCGCCGGGACCGTGGGGCTCGACTCGCTGCGGCTCAGCGCGCTGCGGACCGCCGTCGCCATGGCCGTCGCGAGCGGCGCGACCTCGCTGGAGGCCGCCGCCGTCGTCTCCGGGGAGGGGGCCGTCAGCGACGAGGACCGGGCCGCCGTACGGGACCTCGGCGGGCCGGAGACCCCGGTGCTGCTGGCCGCTCCCGACGGCACCGTACGGCTGACCGTCACCGCCGGCTGA
- the era gene encoding GTPase Era: MSARTPTSPEASAGPSEAPHRAGFACFVGRPNAGKSTLTNALVGQKVAITSSRPQTTRHTVRGIVHRPDAQLILVDTPGLHKPRTLLGERLNDVVRTTWAEVDVIGFCVPADQKLGPGDRFIAKELAGIRKTPKVALVTKTDLVDSRVLAEQLIAIDQLGTELGFEWAEIIPVSAVGGDQVELVAELLVPLLPESPPLYPEGDLTDEPEMVMVAELIREAALEGVRDELPHSIAVVVEEMLPREDRPADKPLLDIHANVYIERPSQKGIIIGPKGKRLKEVGTKSRKHIEALLGTPVFLDLHVKVAKDWQRDPKQLRKLGF; the protein is encoded by the coding sequence ATGAGCGCTCGTACCCCTACGTCTCCCGAGGCGTCCGCCGGACCGTCCGAAGCCCCCCACCGGGCCGGTTTCGCCTGCTTCGTCGGCCGCCCCAACGCGGGCAAGTCCACCCTCACGAACGCTCTGGTCGGCCAGAAGGTGGCGATCACGTCGAGCAGGCCGCAGACCACGCGCCACACGGTGCGCGGCATCGTGCACCGGCCCGACGCGCAGCTGATCCTGGTCGACACCCCCGGTCTCCACAAGCCGCGCACGCTGCTCGGCGAGCGGCTGAACGACGTCGTACGGACCACCTGGGCCGAGGTCGACGTCATCGGTTTCTGCGTGCCCGCCGACCAGAAGCTCGGCCCCGGTGACCGCTTCATCGCCAAGGAACTGGCCGGCATCCGCAAGACGCCGAAGGTCGCGCTCGTCACCAAGACCGACCTGGTCGACTCGCGCGTCCTGGCGGAACAGCTGATCGCGATCGACCAGCTCGGCACGGAACTGGGCTTCGAGTGGGCCGAGATCATCCCCGTCTCCGCCGTCGGCGGGGACCAGGTGGAGCTCGTCGCCGAGCTGCTCGTCCCGCTGCTGCCGGAGAGCCCGCCCCTCTATCCCGAGGGCGACCTCACCGACGAGCCCGAGATGGTCATGGTCGCGGAGCTGATCCGGGAGGCCGCGCTCGAAGGCGTACGGGACGAACTGCCGCACTCGATCGCCGTCGTGGTCGAGGAGATGCTGCCGCGCGAGGACCGCCCGGCGGACAAGCCGCTGCTCGACATCCACGCGAACGTCTACATCGAGCGCCCGAGCCAGAAGGGGATCATCATCGGCCCCAAGGGCAAGCGGCTCAAGGAGGTCGGGACGAAGTCCCGCAAGCACATCGAGGCACTGCTGGGCACCCCCGTCTTCCTCGACCTGCACGTCAAGGTCGCGAAGGACTGGCAGCGCGACCCGAAGCAACTGCGCAAGCTGGGCTTCTGA
- the leuA gene encoding 2-isopropylmalate synthase: MSERMSHRPSDSAGPAPVGRPTPLTNATHTQRPSGMPIHKYRPYEAVDIPDRTWPDNRVTHAPRWLSTDLRDGNQALIDPMSPARKREMFDLLVRMGYKEIEVGFPSSGETDFAFVRSIIEEGAIPEDVTISVLTQAREELIERTVQSLVGAHRATVHLYNATAPTFRRVVFRGTREQVRQIAVDGTRLVSEYAEKILGPDTVFGYQYSPEIFTDTELDFALEVCEGVMDVWEPEEGREIILNLPATVERSTPSTHADRFEWMSRHLSRREHVCLSVHPHNDRGTAVAAAELALMAGADRIEGCLFGQGERTGNVDLVTLGMNLFSQGVDPQIDFSQIDEIRRTSEYCNQMEIHPRHPYAGDLVYTAFSGSHQDAIKKGFDAMEADAAAQGPGVTVDDLEWAVPYLPIDPKDVGRSYEAVIRVNSQSGKGGIAYVLKNDHKLDLPRRMQIEFSRIIQAKTDSEGGEVTPGAIWSAFEDEYLPNADDNAARWGRIQLKSGQTTTDKDGTDTLTVEAVVDGEDTVLTGSGNGPISAFFAALAAVGVDARLLDYSEHTMSEGASAQAASYIECAIDGKVLWGIGIDANTTRASLKAVVSAVNRVTR; encoded by the coding sequence ATGTCTGAGCGCATGTCCCATCGCCCGTCCGATTCGGCGGGCCCCGCGCCCGTCGGCCGCCCCACGCCGCTCACCAACGCGACGCACACCCAGCGGCCGTCCGGGATGCCGATCCACAAGTACCGCCCGTACGAGGCCGTGGACATCCCCGACCGCACCTGGCCGGACAACCGCGTCACCCACGCGCCCCGCTGGCTCTCCACCGACCTGCGCGACGGCAACCAGGCCCTGATCGACCCCATGTCGCCCGCCCGCAAGCGCGAGATGTTCGACCTGCTGGTGCGCATGGGCTACAAGGAGATCGAGGTCGGTTTCCCGTCCTCCGGCGAGACCGACTTCGCCTTCGTGCGGTCGATCATCGAAGAGGGCGCCATCCCCGAGGACGTGACCATCTCCGTCCTCACCCAGGCCCGCGAGGAGCTGATCGAGCGCACCGTCCAGTCGCTCGTCGGCGCCCACCGCGCCACCGTGCACCTCTACAACGCCACCGCCCCCACCTTCCGCCGTGTCGTCTTCCGCGGCACCCGCGAGCAGGTCCGGCAGATCGCCGTGGACGGCACGCGGCTGGTCTCCGAGTACGCCGAGAAGATCCTGGGCCCGGACACCGTCTTCGGCTACCAGTACAGCCCGGAGATCTTCACCGACACCGAGCTGGATTTCGCCCTGGAGGTCTGCGAGGGCGTCATGGACGTCTGGGAGCCGGAGGAGGGCCGCGAGATCATCCTCAATCTGCCGGCCACCGTCGAGCGGTCCACGCCCTCCACGCACGCCGACCGCTTCGAGTGGATGTCGCGCCACCTGTCCCGCCGCGAGCACGTCTGCCTCTCCGTCCACCCGCACAACGACCGGGGAACCGCCGTCGCCGCCGCCGAGCTGGCGCTCATGGCCGGGGCCGACCGGATCGAGGGCTGTCTCTTCGGCCAGGGCGAGCGCACCGGCAACGTCGACCTGGTGACGCTGGGCATGAACCTGTTCTCGCAGGGTGTCGACCCGCAGATCGACTTCTCGCAGATCGACGAGATCCGCCGTACCAGCGAGTACTGCAACCAGATGGAGATCCACCCGCGCCACCCCTACGCGGGCGACCTCGTCTACACCGCCTTCTCCGGCTCCCACCAGGACGCCATCAAGAAGGGCTTCGACGCCATGGAGGCCGACGCCGCCGCCCAGGGCCCGGGGGTGACCGTCGACGATCTCGAATGGGCCGTGCCGTACCTGCCGATCGACCCCAAGGACGTGGGCCGCAGTTACGAGGCGGTCATCCGGGTCAACTCGCAGTCCGGCAAGGGCGGCATCGCGTACGTCCTGAAGAACGACCACAAGCTGGACCTGCCGCGCCGGATGCAGATCGAGTTCTCGCGCATCATCCAGGCGAAGACCGACTCCGAGGGCGGCGAGGTCACACCCGGGGCGATCTGGTCCGCCTTCGAGGACGAGTACCTGCCCAACGCGGACGACAACGCCGCCCGCTGGGGCCGTATCCAGCTGAAGTCCGGCCAGACCACCACCGACAAGGACGGTACGGACACCCTGACCGTCGAGGCGGTCGTGGACGGCGAGGACACCGTGCTCACCGGCTCCGGCAACGGGCCGATTTCGGCCTTCTTCGCGGCGCTGGCCGCCGTCGGTGTCGACGCGCGACTGCTGGACTACTCGGAGCACACGATGAGCGAGGGCGCGAGCGCGCAGGCCGCCTCGTACATCGAGTGCGCGATCGACGGCAAGGTCCTGTGGGGCATCGGTATCGACGCCAACACGACACGTGCCTCGCTGAAGGCCGTCGTCTCCGCCGTCAACCGCGTAACTCGCTGA
- a CDS encoding TerB family tellurite resistance protein: protein MLPGQGSNGRKLRVCGIHTTWNTIGDGEFFCPDCGGDRNYRRRTGRRRFAVLGVPLVPRGPAGPVVECAACHGHFGTDILDHPTTVRFSAMLRDAVHTVALAVLAAGGTASRTVREAAVSAVRAAGIEDCTEQQLTELVEALAADTGRFLMDPESCGAALAIELHEALEPLAPHLAAAGRESILLQGARIALADGPYSAAERDVLSTVGGALRLRADDTARLLESARTPSS from the coding sequence ATGCTCCCAGGCCAGGGATCGAACGGCAGGAAGCTGCGCGTCTGCGGCATTCACACCACGTGGAACACCATCGGGGACGGGGAGTTCTTCTGCCCCGACTGCGGCGGCGACCGCAACTACCGCCGCCGCACCGGCCGTCGGCGCTTCGCCGTGCTCGGCGTGCCCCTGGTGCCGCGCGGCCCGGCGGGTCCCGTCGTCGAATGCGCCGCCTGTCACGGCCACTTCGGCACCGACATCCTCGACCACCCCACCACCGTCCGGTTCTCCGCGATGCTCCGCGACGCCGTCCACACCGTGGCGCTCGCCGTCCTCGCCGCAGGCGGTACGGCCTCCCGTACGGTCCGCGAGGCAGCCGTCTCCGCGGTCCGGGCCGCCGGGATCGAGGACTGTACGGAGCAGCAGCTCACGGAGCTGGTGGAGGCGCTGGCCGCCGACACCGGCCGGTTCCTGATGGACCCCGAGTCCTGCGGCGCGGCGCTCGCCATCGAACTGCACGAGGCGCTGGAGCCCCTCGCCCCGCACCTGGCCGCCGCGGGCCGGGAGTCGATCCTGCTCCAGGGCGCCCGGATCGCGCTCGCCGACGGCCCGTACAGCGCGGCGGAGCGCGATGTGCTCTCCACCGTCGGCGGGGCCCTGCGGCTGCGGGCCGACGACACGGCCCGCCTGCTCGAATCGGCCCGTACGCCCTCGTCCTGA
- the recO gene encoding DNA repair protein RecO, with amino-acid sequence MSLFRDDGIVLRTQKLGEADRIITFLTRGHGRVRAVARGVRRTKSKFGARLEPFSHVDVQFFARGSELVGRGLPLCTQSETIAPYGGAIVTDYPRYTAGTAMLETAERFTDHEGEPAVQQYLLLVGGLRTLSRAEHAPHLILDAFLLRSLAVNGYAPSFDDCAKCGLDGPNRFFSVAAGGVICGDCRVPGSVVPSPEAVRLLSALLTGDWGTADACEARHVREGSGLVSAYLHWHLERGLRSLRYVEKN; translated from the coding sequence ATGAGCCTGTTCCGCGACGACGGCATCGTGCTGCGCACCCAGAAACTGGGTGAGGCGGACCGCATCATCACGTTCCTCACCCGGGGACACGGCCGCGTCCGGGCCGTCGCGCGCGGAGTGCGCCGTACGAAGTCCAAGTTCGGCGCCCGGCTCGAACCGTTCTCCCACGTCGACGTCCAGTTCTTCGCACGCGGCAGCGAACTCGTCGGACGCGGGCTGCCGCTCTGTACGCAGAGCGAGACCATCGCCCCGTACGGCGGCGCCATCGTCACCGACTACCCCCGCTACACCGCGGGCACGGCCATGCTGGAGACCGCCGAGCGGTTCACCGACCACGAGGGCGAACCCGCGGTCCAGCAGTATCTGCTCCTCGTCGGCGGGCTGCGCACCCTCTCGCGCGCGGAGCACGCGCCCCATCTGATCCTCGACGCCTTCCTGCTGCGCTCCCTCGCGGTGAACGGTTACGCGCCGAGCTTCGACGACTGCGCGAAGTGCGGCCTCGACGGGCCGAACCGGTTCTTCTCGGTCGCGGCCGGCGGCGTCATATGCGGCGACTGCCGGGTGCCGGGGAGCGTCGTACCCTCGCCGGAGGCGGTGCGGCTGCTGAGCGCGCTGCTGACCGGGGACTGGGGGACGGCGGACGCGTGCGAGGCTCGTCATGTCCGGGAGGGCAGCGGGCTGGTGTCCGCGTATCTGCACTGGCATCTGGAGCGCGGTCTGCGCTCACTCAGATATGTAGAGAAGAACTAG
- a CDS encoding isoprenyl transferase, with amino-acid sequence MARRGILGRPRREYKVPEPHPSGAVPPRIPGELVPKHVACVMDGNGRWAKERGLPRTEGHKIGEGVVLDVLKGCLEMGVKNLSLYAFSTENWKRTPDEVRFLMNFNRDVIRRRRDEMNELGIRIRWVGRMPKMWKSVVQELQVAQEQTVDNDAMTLYFCVNYGGRAEIADAAQALARDVASGKLDPSKVNEKTFAKYLYYPDMPDVDLFLRPSGEQRTSNYLIWQSSYAEMVFQDVLWPDFDRRDLWRACLEYAHRDRRFGGALPNESETSGASGSAGEPGGGA; translated from the coding sequence ATGGCACGACGCGGAATCCTGGGCCGGCCCCGCCGCGAGTACAAGGTCCCCGAGCCGCACCCCTCCGGCGCGGTCCCGCCGAGGATTCCCGGCGAGCTGGTGCCCAAGCACGTCGCGTGCGTGATGGACGGCAACGGCCGGTGGGCCAAGGAACGCGGTCTGCCGCGCACCGAGGGCCACAAGATCGGCGAGGGCGTCGTGCTGGACGTGCTCAAGGGCTGTCTGGAGATGGGCGTCAAGAACCTGTCCCTGTACGCCTTCTCGACCGAGAACTGGAAGCGCACGCCCGACGAGGTGCGCTTCCTGATGAACTTCAACCGGGACGTGATCCGGCGCCGCCGCGACGAGATGAATGAACTCGGCATCCGGATCCGCTGGGTCGGCCGGATGCCCAAGATGTGGAAGTCGGTCGTCCAGGAGCTCCAGGTCGCGCAGGAGCAGACCGTCGACAACGACGCCATGACGCTGTACTTCTGCGTCAACTACGGCGGACGCGCGGAGATCGCGGACGCGGCGCAGGCGCTCGCGCGGGACGTGGCGTCGGGCAAGCTCGACCCGTCCAAGGTGAACGAGAAGACCTTCGCCAAGTACCTGTACTACCCGGACATGCCGGACGTGGATCTCTTCCTGCGGCCGAGCGGTGAGCAGCGCACGTCCAACTACCTGATCTGGCAGAGCAGTTACGCGGAGATGGTCTTCCAGGACGTGCTCTGGCCGGACTTCGACCGCCGGGACCTGTGGCGGGCCTGCCTGGAGTACGCGCACCGCGACCGCCGCTTCGGCGGGGCGCTGCCCAACGAGTCGGAAACGTCGGGGGCGTCGGGCTCTGCCGGAGAGCCGGGCGGGGGCGCGTAG
- a CDS encoding Fur family transcriptional regulator has product MTTAPGGGASTAPVRGRSTRQRAAVAAALDEVDEFRSAQELHDMLKHRGDSVGLTTVYRTLQSLADAGDVDVLRTTEGESVYRRCSTGDHHHHLVCRVCGKAVEVEGPAVEQWAETIAAEHGFVSVAHTVEVFGTCAECAAGPGCDTGQDTPPGRTTPGR; this is encoded by the coding sequence GTGACGACTGCGCCTGGCGGTGGGGCGAGCACCGCCCCCGTACGCGGCCGATCGACCCGGCAGCGCGCGGCGGTGGCCGCCGCGCTGGACGAGGTGGATGAGTTCCGCAGCGCGCAGGAGCTCCACGACATGCTGAAGCACCGCGGCGACTCGGTCGGTCTGACGACCGTCTACCGCACCCTCCAGTCGCTCGCCGACGCGGGCGACGTCGACGTGCTGCGCACGACCGAGGGGGAGTCCGTCTACCGGCGCTGCTCGACCGGTGACCATCACCACCATCTGGTGTGCCGGGTGTGCGGCAAGGCCGTCGAGGTCGAGGGACCGGCCGTCGAACAGTGGGCCGAGACGATCGCGGCCGAGCACGGTTTCGTGTCCGTGGCCCACACGGTGGAGGTCTTCGGCACCTGCGCGGAGTGCGCCGCGGGCCCCGGCTGCGACACCGGACAGGACACCCCGCCCGGCCGGACCACCCCGGGCCGCTGA
- a CDS encoding metal ABC transporter permease: MEILETALMQRALIAAVLVGVIAPAVGIYLVQRRQALMGDGIGHVAMTGVGLGFLLSTSPVWMATVVAIVGSIAMELIRAYGRTRGDIALAMLFYGGMAGGVLLINLSPTGSNANLSSYLFGSLATVSEADLDAIWILAALVLLVTVGLRRQLFAVSQDEEFARVTGLPVRALNLLVAVTAAVTVTVAMRVVGLLLVSALMVVPVAAAQQITRSFAVTFVLAVVIGTAVTLAGTVTSYYQDVPPGATIVLLAIGAFLVLTVIATPLARRRARASAAVAESPAGDGVTVPAVREPSDEATARRELAE, encoded by the coding sequence ATGGAAATCCTCGAGACCGCCCTCATGCAGCGGGCCCTGATCGCGGCCGTGCTGGTCGGCGTCATCGCGCCCGCCGTCGGTATCTATCTCGTCCAGCGCCGCCAGGCGCTGATGGGCGACGGCATCGGCCATGTCGCCATGACCGGCGTCGGCCTGGGCTTCCTGCTCTCGACGAGCCCGGTCTGGATGGCCACGGTGGTGGCGATCGTGGGCTCGATCGCGATGGAGCTGATCCGGGCGTACGGCCGCACCCGCGGCGACATCGCGCTGGCCATGCTCTTCTACGGCGGCATGGCGGGCGGTGTCCTGCTGATCAACCTCTCGCCCACCGGCTCCAACGCCAACCTCAGCTCGTATCTCTTCGGCTCGCTCGCCACGGTCTCGGAGGCCGATCTGGACGCGATCTGGATCCTGGCGGCCCTGGTGCTGCTGGTCACGGTGGGGCTGCGGCGGCAGCTGTTCGCCGTCAGCCAGGACGAGGAGTTCGCACGGGTCACCGGTCTTCCGGTACGGGCCCTGAACCTGCTGGTCGCCGTCACGGCCGCGGTGACCGTCACCGTCGCCATGCGGGTCGTCGGGCTGCTGCTGGTCAGCGCGCTCATGGTGGTGCCGGTCGCCGCCGCGCAGCAGATCACCCGGTCCTTCGCCGTGACCTTCGTCCTGGCGGTGGTGATCGGTACAGCGGTCACCCTGGCCGGCACGGTCACCTCGTACTACCAGGACGTGCCGCCCGGCGCGACGATCGTCCTGCTGGCCATCGGCGCCTTCCTCGTCCTCACCGTGATCGCGACGCCCCTGGCGAGACGCCGGGCGCGGGCCTCGGCGGCGGTGGCGGAGAGCCCGGCCGGCGACGGGGTGACCGTTCCCGCCGTGCGGGAGCCCTCGGACGAGGCCACGGCCCGGCGCGAACTGGCAGAATGA
- a CDS encoding metal ABC transporter ATP-binding protein, whose product MPGTAPAPTPPAPTVLSLRGATATLGSRPVLRGIDLSVRRGEVVALLGANGSGKSTAVRSLIGQVPLTDGEVTLFRTPLRRFRDWSRVGYVPQRSTAASGVPATVREVVASGRLSRTGLFRWPSRADRAVVRRVIDLVGLADRAKDAVGALSGGQHQRVLIARALAAEPELLIMDEPMAGVDLASQRILAATLRDQVAAGTTVLLVLHELGPLEPLIDRAVVLRDGRVTHDGPPPRDAAGHHTPPGGGTPQALPHQGCHSHSADEPLRTGLLT is encoded by the coding sequence GTGCCCGGCACCGCCCCGGCACCGACGCCCCCCGCCCCCACCGTCCTGTCGCTGCGCGGCGCCACCGCCACGCTCGGCTCCCGCCCCGTGCTGCGCGGCATCGACCTCTCCGTGCGGCGCGGCGAGGTCGTCGCGCTGCTCGGCGCCAACGGGTCGGGCAAGTCCACCGCCGTACGCTCCCTGATCGGCCAGGTCCCGCTCACCGACGGCGAGGTGACCCTCTTCCGCACCCCACTGCGGCGCTTCCGCGACTGGTCGCGCGTCGGCTACGTGCCGCAGCGCTCCACCGCCGCGAGCGGCGTACCCGCGACCGTCCGCGAGGTCGTCGCCTCGGGCCGGCTCTCCCGTACCGGACTCTTCCGGTGGCCCTCCCGGGCCGACCGGGCGGTCGTCCGCCGCGTCATCGACCTGGTCGGTCTCGCGGACCGGGCCAAGGACGCGGTCGGGGCGCTCTCCGGCGGGCAGCACCAGCGGGTGCTGATCGCCCGCGCCCTCGCCGCCGAACCCGAACTGCTGATCATGGACGAGCCGATGGCGGGTGTCGACCTGGCCAGCCAGCGGATCCTCGCGGCCACGCTGCGGGACCAGGTGGCGGCCGGTACGACCGTACTGCTGGTCCTGCACGAACTGGGCCCGCTGGAGCCGCTGATCGACCGCGCGGTGGTGCTGCGCGACGGCCGGGTGACGCACGACGGCCCGCCGCCGCGGGACGCCGCCGGGCACCACACGCCGCCCGGCGGCGGCACCCCCCAGGCCCTGCCGCATCAGGGCTGCCACTCTCACTCGGCCGACGAGCCGCTCCGTACGGGACTGCTGACCTGA
- a CDS encoding metal ABC transporter substrate-binding protein — protein MNVRRLIPTAALTGSVTLGLVALSACSPSDAADGAGGDRTSGDRLAVVTSFYPMQYLAEEIGGTHVDVSTLTKPGVEPHDLELSTRQAARLGEADYILYLKGIQPAVDEAVAAAGVPDTVDAATLTTLEKHGSEVGHAHEGEEHAGEDGAHGEDAGHGDEHGHEGEGEAGTDPHIWLDPVKYAEVARGVGASLEKADPDNAAAYRKNTTALVERLDGLDSAFKDGLADTATKTFITTHSAFGYLAERYGLTQESLAGLSPESEPSPARIKELRAIAARDKVGTVFFETLVSDRTAKTVAADGGLRTDVLDPVEGITDRSKGADYVEVMESNLAALEKALGAK, from the coding sequence ATGAACGTACGACGCCTCATACCCACCGCCGCCCTCACCGGGTCCGTCACCCTCGGCCTGGTCGCGCTGTCCGCGTGTTCCCCCTCCGACGCGGCCGACGGCGCGGGCGGCGACCGGACGAGCGGCGACAGGCTCGCGGTGGTGACGTCGTTCTACCCGATGCAGTATCTGGCCGAGGAGATAGGCGGGACGCATGTCGACGTCTCCACCCTCACCAAGCCGGGCGTCGAGCCGCACGACCTGGAACTGAGCACCCGGCAGGCCGCCCGGCTCGGCGAGGCCGACTACATCCTCTACCTCAAGGGCATCCAGCCCGCCGTCGACGAGGCCGTCGCCGCCGCCGGAGTCCCGGACACCGTCGACGCCGCCACCCTCACGACGCTGGAGAAGCACGGCTCGGAGGTCGGCCACGCCCATGAGGGCGAGGAGCACGCCGGGGAGGACGGGGCGCACGGCGAGGACGCCGGACACGGCGACGAGCACGGGCACGAGGGCGAGGGCGAGGCCGGCACCGACCCGCACATCTGGCTCGACCCCGTGAAGTACGCGGAGGTCGCCCGGGGCGTCGGCGCCTCGCTGGAGAAGGCCGACCCGGACAACGCCGCCGCGTACCGGAAGAACACCACCGCCCTCGTCGAGCGCCTCGACGGCCTCGACAGCGCCTTCAAGGACGGCCTCGCGGACACCGCGACCAAGACCTTCATCACCACGCACTCGGCCTTCGGCTATCTCGCGGAGCGCTACGGTCTCACCCAGGAGTCCCTCGCGGGCCTCTCCCCCGAGTCCGAGCCCAGCCCGGCCCGGATCAAGGAGTTGCGCGCGATCGCGGCCCGGGACAAGGTCGGCACGGTCTTCTTCGAGACGCTCGTCAGCGACCGGACGGCGAAGACCGTCGCGGCCGACGGCGGGCTGCGGACGGACGTCCTCGACCCCGTCGAGGGAATCACCGACCGGTCGAAGGGCGCTGACTACGTCGAGGTCATGGAGTCCAACCTCGCCGCGCTGGAGAAAGCCCTGGGCGCGAAGTGA